A genomic stretch from uncultured Pseudodesulfovibrio sp. includes:
- the alr gene encoding alanine racemase: MSIQYNKLRVTIHTDRLRDNYRLFKKYHDHVIPVIKSDAYGHGLAEVSQALTRDGVDTFAVGFVNEAVLLREAGCDKRIFALLGPVGDDDIQALWDHDILTAISHFDQLKRVARAAEQNGPLNICLKFDTGMRRLGFLPEEVDEVVELLKGSSLTPVMATSHLASADEPECGERVAMQATRFQVALDGLAKAGFAIEANLANSAGAMVHERCRMDSLRLGIALYGGNPFQGTEWESQGVGLRPAMDVAAPVLQVHPLKKGESISYGWTFTAERDSVVAIIGVGYADNYSRSLSNVGQMTIHGRRVPIRGRVCMQMTAVDVTDLMGEGKGVVPGDEAFLLGGLGDNPITPEELAGWCNTITYEVFCLLGMNRREYI, encoded by the coding sequence ATGTCCATACAATACAATAAATTGCGCGTTACGATCCATACTGATCGTCTACGTGACAACTATCGTCTTTTCAAAAAATATCATGATCACGTCATCCCGGTTATCAAGTCGGATGCATACGGTCATGGTTTGGCGGAAGTCAGCCAGGCGCTTACGAGGGATGGCGTGGACACTTTTGCCGTCGGATTCGTCAACGAAGCCGTGTTGTTGCGTGAAGCTGGTTGTGACAAGCGTATTTTCGCCCTGCTCGGTCCGGTGGGGGATGATGATATACAGGCTCTGTGGGACCATGACATCCTAACCGCTATTTCTCATTTCGATCAATTGAAACGAGTCGCCAGGGCAGCGGAACAAAACGGTCCGCTGAATATCTGTCTCAAGTTTGACACCGGCATGCGCCGACTCGGCTTTTTACCTGAAGAAGTGGATGAAGTGGTCGAACTCCTCAAGGGAAGTTCGTTGACACCTGTCATGGCGACCTCGCATCTGGCTTCTGCGGATGAACCGGAATGTGGAGAGCGTGTCGCCATGCAGGCCACCCGGTTTCAGGTCGCCTTGGACGGTCTGGCAAAGGCCGGGTTTGCAATTGAGGCCAACCTGGCGAATTCTGCCGGGGCAATGGTTCATGAACGGTGCCGCATGGATTCCCTGCGTCTGGGGATTGCCCTGTATGGCGGGAATCCTTTTCAGGGGACCGAGTGGGAATCGCAAGGAGTTGGGCTGCGTCCGGCTATGGATGTGGCTGCGCCGGTACTTCAGGTTCACCCCTTGAAAAAAGGCGAGTCCATTAGCTATGGTTGGACATTTACCGCCGAGCGGGATTCCGTGGTGGCGATTATCGGGGTCGGATATGCCGACAATTACAGCCGTTCTCTGTCCAACGTGGGCCAGATGACAATACACGGCAGACGGGTGCCGATCCGGGGACGTGTCTGCATGCAGATGACGGCAGTTGACGTAACTGATCTTATGGGTGAAGGAAAGGGCGTTGTTCCCGGGGACGAGGCGTTTCTGCTTGGTGGCCTGGGCGACAACCCCATCACACCCGAGGAATTGGCCGGATGGTGTAACACCATCACTTATGAAGTTTTTTGTCTGCTGGGAATGAACCGGCGGGAATATATTTAA
- the mutL gene encoding DNA mismatch repair endonuclease MutL: protein MTHIPEIKVLPPGLKNQIAAGEVVERPASVVKELVENSLDAGASRVDVTLEKGGRALLVVQDNGSGISAGQLNLAVTRHATSKIREFGDLSAIGSFGFRGEALPSIASVSRFVMTSCAQGAEEAAYIEVRSGEVVGEGPAALASGTRVEVRDLFANTPARLKFLKTEATENRRCQDTLMRTSLAHLSTGFSLTMGGREAFRLPADQDLTARLSSFWPPNVCEGLTSFDFERNGYRAHGVAGAPATAQGRGNRILLYVNGRQVQDKLMLSAVRQAYKGMLLSREYPQIVLFLELPRDEVDVNVHPAKLEVRFIEESQVFSTIRGGIMQALTGPGMETMSATERTFPRSGSSKALPAAAGSIFSSSMVNSAHRPTSLGSGPKFSTYRDFKSDTIRSKTLDLPLPPSASMVREPAASLQSAPLKTIQEASLAGSGYTYLGQIADTYLVLRQGDSMILVDQHAAHERVLLAAMRDQRTKGDFQPLALPLEIPLHSSQAEVFQDVRKELRAMGFVLELDGPTKVLVRGIPPTLDTGKAKEYLMDALAEKARGLDDLWTLMACKTAIKANQSLAVDEALALLEVWLVTPERDYCPHGRPTVLRWSSFDLEKMFKRK from the coding sequence ATGACACATATCCCTGAAATCAAAGTTCTGCCTCCGGGGTTGAAGAATCAGATCGCTGCCGGTGAAGTCGTGGAACGACCTGCCAGCGTGGTCAAGGAGCTGGTCGAGAACAGCCTGGACGCCGGAGCCTCCCGTGTGGATGTGACCTTGGAAAAGGGTGGACGGGCACTCCTGGTCGTGCAGGACAACGGCTCGGGTATCAGCGCGGGCCAGCTCAATCTTGCTGTGACCAGACATGCTACCAGCAAGATTCGTGAGTTTGGTGATCTTTCGGCAATCGGCTCTTTCGGCTTTCGCGGGGAGGCTTTGCCCAGTATCGCTTCGGTGTCGCGGTTTGTGATGACCTCCTGCGCGCAGGGGGCCGAGGAAGCCGCGTATATTGAGGTCAGGTCAGGCGAAGTCGTCGGCGAGGGGCCTGCGGCTCTAGCTTCCGGCACCCGTGTTGAGGTGCGGGATCTGTTTGCCAACACTCCGGCACGGCTCAAATTCCTCAAGACCGAAGCTACGGAGAACCGCCGCTGTCAGGATACGCTCATGCGGACCAGTCTGGCGCATTTGTCCACGGGGTTTTCTTTGACCATGGGCGGGCGAGAGGCTTTTCGTCTGCCTGCGGATCAGGATCTGACGGCTCGGCTGTCCTCGTTCTGGCCGCCCAATGTTTGCGAAGGGCTGACGTCATTCGATTTTGAACGAAATGGGTATCGTGCGCATGGTGTGGCTGGCGCACCTGCTACTGCACAGGGCCGCGGCAACCGAATACTACTCTATGTTAATGGACGTCAGGTGCAGGACAAGCTCATGCTTTCTGCCGTACGTCAGGCGTACAAGGGCATGCTTTTGTCTCGCGAGTATCCGCAGATAGTCCTGTTTCTCGAACTGCCTCGCGACGAGGTGGACGTGAATGTGCATCCGGCCAAACTGGAGGTGCGTTTCATCGAAGAGAGCCAGGTGTTTTCTACCATTCGCGGCGGTATCATGCAGGCATTGACGGGGCCTGGTATGGAAACCATGTCGGCCACGGAGCGGACTTTTCCTCGGTCTGGATCATCGAAAGCCCTTCCTGCTGCAGCAGGGTCAATATTTTCGTCCTCGATGGTGAATAGCGCTCATCGGCCGACATCTTTGGGCAGTGGGCCGAAATTCTCCACATATCGTGATTTCAAGTCAGATACTATCCGGTCAAAGACTCTTGACCTGCCGCTGCCTCCGTCCGCTTCCATGGTTCGTGAACCTGCCGCGTCCTTACAGTCCGCTCCGTTGAAGACTATCCAAGAGGCGTCGCTGGCCGGAAGCGGTTATACCTATCTTGGTCAGATTGCCGATACCTATCTTGTTCTACGCCAGGGCGACTCCATGATCCTTGTTGATCAGCACGCGGCTCATGAACGGGTTTTGCTTGCGGCTATGCGTGACCAGCGGACCAAAGGGGACTTCCAGCCGCTAGCTCTGCCTTTAGAGATCCCCCTGCATTCCAGCCAGGCTGAGGTGTTTCAGGATGTGCGCAAGGAATTGCGAGCCATGGGGTTCGTGCTGGAATTGGACGGGCCTACCAAGGTGTTGGTGCGCGGCATTCCACCCACTCTGGATACAGGCAAGGCAAAAGAGTATCTCATGGATGCATTGGCTGAAAAAGCTCGCGGTCTGGATGACCTGTGGACCCTGATGGCATGCAAGACTGCCATCAAGGCCAATCAATCCCTGGCTGTTGACGAGGCTTTGGCCCTGCTTGAGGTTTGGTTGGTAACCCCGGAGCGAGACTACTGCCCGCATGGACGACCTACGGTCTTGCGCTGGTCGTCATTTGATTTGGAAAAAATGTTCAAGAGAAAGTGA
- a CDS encoding OmpA family protein, with product MNQSKKLLMLTLAAVMVFTIAMATTASAKMVKQVDNFIFFVDQSGSMAMKHNDLGEKKIDLAVKTMQAMNKAIPDLDYNSAVFMFAPFEAKCPPKAYSKATVDAAITSIATDFEVFNRSTPLGAGLADVAPVVASMEGKTALVIFTDGDSNIGTDPVGVAQDLYTTYGDKLCVHVVSFADNTAGEATIQGIRSAFSCSVAADAATLMNAGAMDQYAEQVFYDVVADEPAPAPVPVTPMAKEVVSFNLNFGFDKYEITDEMVPVLEQAKMILEEDSTAMYEVSGYTDSTGAEAYNQGLSERRANSVVTWLTANGIDASRLEAKGYGEMNPKYDNGTKEGRRLNRRVEIQTK from the coding sequence ATGAATCAATCCAAAAAACTTCTCATGTTGACTCTTGCCGCTGTCATGGTGTTCACCATCGCCATGGCTACGACAGCAAGTGCAAAAATGGTCAAACAGGTCGACAACTTCATCTTTTTTGTCGATCAGTCCGGCTCCATGGCCATGAAGCACAACGACCTTGGTGAAAAGAAAATCGACCTGGCTGTTAAAACCATGCAGGCGATGAACAAAGCGATCCCCGATCTTGATTACAACTCAGCTGTATTCATGTTCGCCCCATTTGAGGCCAAATGCCCGCCCAAAGCATACAGCAAAGCCACTGTGGATGCAGCGATAACAAGTATCGCGACTGACTTTGAAGTCTTCAATCGCAGCACTCCTCTGGGCGCGGGCCTGGCTGATGTAGCACCTGTTGTTGCCAGCATGGAAGGCAAGACCGCTCTGGTAATCTTTACAGACGGAGACTCCAACATTGGCACAGACCCAGTCGGAGTAGCTCAGGATCTGTACACTACATATGGAGACAAACTGTGCGTTCACGTTGTGAGCTTTGCAGACAACACAGCTGGAGAGGCCACCATCCAGGGTATCCGCAGTGCATTCTCCTGTTCCGTTGCAGCTGATGCAGCGACTCTGATGAATGCAGGCGCCATGGACCAATATGCAGAACAGGTCTTCTACGATGTCGTCGCAGACGAGCCCGCTCCTGCTCCGGTTCCGGTAACCCCCATGGCCAAAGAAGTTGTGTCCTTCAACCTGAACTTTGGCTTTGACAAGTACGAGATCACCGACGAGATGGTTCCCGTACTCGAACAGGCCAAGATGATTCTGGAAGAAGACTCCACCGCAATGTACGAAGTGTCTGGTTACACAGACTCTACGGGTGCTGAAGCTTACAACCAGGGCCTGTCCGAACGTCGCGCCAATTCCGTCGTGACATGGTTGACCGCCAACGGCATTGACGCTTCCCGCCTGGAAGCCAAGGGCTACGGCGAAATGAATCCCAAGTACGACAACGGCACCAAGGAAGGCCGCAGGCTGAATCGTAGGGTTGAAATCCAAACCAAGTAA
- the lptD gene encoding LPS assembly protein LptD, with the protein MKQKLTRIVLSAGAILVLLLCLPWTLIGKTPEPNRVRRYVPEAPVKQPEQTEWTFSADRVVGDHTSEYVEAFGNCSLSLGEDQLRADFARYYQSTGWVFLKGNIRAQWGGDFLQADEGEFDLNNMTGWLKNGKLFMAKPHIYVEAERVARNSGDSYSFKNAKVTSCSGEKPAWSVTTEEGDVELDGRVHLYRSAFRIKDVPVFYWPYMSLPGRTKRQSGFLMPYMSNSKKLGMQVNLPYYWVINDEMDATFYQNYMSKRGYMQGIQFRHSEDADTKGLWQVDVMRDNRRASTEADEWKDYQGDGLTRSNRDRWWVRSKYDGWLGSPKWQVKLDIDVVSDQNYLRDFQDGPTGFDTAREDFLDAFGRDIANKDALDRLSTAYISRSWDRFGVVGLAQYDQNLRFMNGNNSSDKNDTVQKMPELDGFAFQQSLFGTPLEASMDTKYNYFYREYGNSGHRFRVIPEVKLPIKTSLLTLIPSISADYTAYNLTSHEKTGNLTVDGPSGRDQIINTDEIKDGFQSRALWSAGFTAFSEMTKTFNVNEPAKPELSLAGTSRWTRLKHSVVPRVQYGYTPTVTGQTKLPYFDALDRIDGENKVTYSLTNTLDRRRDSVVLSAGKDGEPVAVTSIDYLDFLLFRLEQSYDLKENSRNDQRAKYERRPFSDVMAELRIKPDTFIEILTRNWFSPYKSDMTQSETSLKVFDDALGEIVLGYDFQAEVDEYLRERSAEMSILRLEAKWRASEDFTLSAKYRHDFVSERDIERTLQLDWAAECYSLYIAVTQKTNDTQFKLGFDLLSF; encoded by the coding sequence TTGAAACAAAAGTTGACGCGCATAGTTCTGTCAGCAGGGGCAATCCTTGTCCTCTTGTTGTGCCTTCCGTGGACTCTCATCGGCAAGACGCCCGAGCCGAATCGGGTGCGCCGGTATGTGCCCGAGGCTCCTGTCAAACAGCCTGAGCAGACCGAGTGGACTTTTTCTGCAGATCGGGTGGTGGGTGACCACACCAGTGAGTATGTGGAGGCCTTCGGCAACTGCTCGCTGAGCCTTGGCGAGGATCAGTTGCGTGCTGATTTTGCCCGGTATTATCAGTCCACAGGGTGGGTTTTTCTCAAGGGCAATATTCGTGCGCAGTGGGGTGGTGATTTCCTCCAGGCGGATGAAGGCGAGTTCGATCTCAACAACATGACCGGCTGGCTCAAGAATGGAAAGCTGTTCATGGCCAAGCCCCATATTTATGTCGAAGCCGAACGGGTCGCCAGGAATTCGGGCGATTCCTATTCTTTCAAAAATGCCAAGGTCACATCCTGTTCCGGGGAGAAACCAGCCTGGTCCGTGACAACCGAAGAGGGCGATGTCGAGCTGGACGGCCGCGTTCATCTGTATCGATCCGCTTTTCGTATCAAGGATGTTCCGGTTTTTTACTGGCCGTATATGTCCCTGCCTGGCAGGACCAAACGACAGAGCGGTTTTCTTATGCCCTATATGTCGAACAGCAAAAAGCTCGGCATGCAGGTCAACCTGCCATACTATTGGGTTATTAATGATGAGATGGATGCCACCTTCTATCAGAACTACATGAGTAAGCGTGGGTACATGCAGGGCATTCAGTTCCGGCATTCAGAAGATGCTGACACCAAGGGCCTGTGGCAGGTGGATGTGATGCGGGACAATCGCCGGGCGTCCACTGAAGCTGATGAGTGGAAGGATTATCAAGGCGACGGATTAACCCGGAGTAACCGAGACCGCTGGTGGGTTCGAAGCAAGTATGATGGGTGGCTTGGCAGTCCCAAGTGGCAGGTGAAACTGGATATTGATGTTGTGTCTGATCAGAACTATCTGCGTGATTTTCAGGATGGTCCGACTGGTTTTGATACTGCACGGGAAGATTTTCTTGATGCTTTTGGGCGTGACATAGCCAACAAGGACGCTCTGGATCGTTTGAGCACCGCATATATCAGTCGGAGCTGGGACCGTTTTGGCGTGGTAGGCTTGGCGCAGTATGACCAAAACCTGCGGTTTATGAATGGGAATAATTCTTCCGACAAGAATGATACTGTTCAGAAGATGCCCGAGCTCGATGGGTTCGCTTTCCAACAGTCGTTGTTTGGAACGCCGCTTGAGGCGTCCATGGATACGAAATATAATTATTTTTATAGGGAATATGGGAACTCCGGTCACCGTTTCCGTGTGATACCGGAAGTAAAGCTGCCAATCAAGACCAGTCTGTTGACGCTGATTCCTTCGATCTCCGCAGACTACACCGCCTACAATCTGACTTCACATGAAAAGACAGGCAACCTCACCGTGGATGGGCCGAGTGGACGGGATCAAATCATCAATACCGACGAAATCAAGGATGGCTTCCAAAGTCGTGCATTGTGGTCTGCCGGCTTTACCGCATTTTCTGAAATGACTAAGACGTTTAATGTGAATGAGCCCGCCAAACCGGAGTTGAGCCTGGCCGGAACATCTCGCTGGACTCGACTCAAACATTCCGTGGTGCCTCGTGTTCAGTATGGATACACACCGACGGTCACCGGACAGACCAAGTTGCCGTATTTCGACGCTTTGGACCGTATTGATGGTGAGAATAAGGTGACGTATTCTCTGACCAATACGCTCGACAGGCGACGTGACAGTGTCGTTCTGTCTGCGGGTAAGGACGGTGAACCCGTGGCAGTGACATCCATTGATTATTTGGATTTTCTGCTGTTTCGTCTGGAGCAGTCCTATGACTTGAAAGAGAACAGCCGCAACGACCAGCGGGCCAAGTATGAACGGCGCCCATTTTCTGACGTCATGGCTGAATTGCGAATCAAACCGGATACTTTTATTGAAATCCTGACCAGAAACTGGTTTTCTCCATACAAGAGCGACATGACCCAGAGTGAAACATCGCTCAAAGTATTTGATGATGCGTTGGGTGAAATAGTCTTGGGATACGATTTCCAGGCAGAAGTTGACGAATACTTGCGGGAACGATCTGCGGAAATGTCCATTCTGAGACTTGAAGCCAAGTGGCGGGCATCTGAAGACTTTACGCTCAGCGCCAAGTACCGACATGATTTTGTGTCTGAGCGTGATATCGAGCGGACTCTTCAGCTTGATTGGGCGGCCGAGTGTTATTCCCTGTATATTGCTGTTACCCAGAAGACGAACGATACCCAGTTCAAATTGGGCTTTGATCTTCTCAGTTTTTAA
- the rfaD gene encoding ADP-glyceromanno-heptose 6-epimerase: MYIVTGGAGFIGSAMVWKLNQMGIDDILVVDNLSTSEKWNNLVGLRYQDYLHRDQFLKFILEGDDQFETEAVIHMGACSSTTELDADFLMENNYRYTQYVCRFCMAHEARFINASSASTYGNGEYGFKDNHDGIDRLRPLNMYGYSKQLFDIWAKDSGILDQIVSLKFFNVFGPNEYHKDDMKSVICKAHKQILETGQLKLFKSYRDEYPHGGQKRDFVYIKDCVDIMAWFLENRDTGGIFNIGTGTARTWNDLANAVFAALNTEPNIEYIPMPESIRDKYQYFTQADMGKLSAAGCDVKMTSLEDGAKDYVQNYLNQDNPYLTSR, from the coding sequence ATGTATATAGTCACAGGCGGCGCAGGGTTTATCGGCAGTGCCATGGTCTGGAAGCTCAACCAGATGGGTATCGACGACATTCTCGTTGTCGACAACCTCTCCACGAGTGAGAAATGGAATAATCTTGTCGGGTTGCGCTATCAGGACTATTTGCACCGCGATCAGTTCCTCAAATTCATCCTTGAGGGTGATGACCAGTTTGAAACCGAGGCCGTTATCCATATGGGGGCCTGCTCTTCTACCACAGAGCTCGATGCGGATTTCCTCATGGAAAACAATTATCGCTACACGCAGTATGTGTGTCGGTTTTGCATGGCTCACGAGGCGCGGTTCATCAACGCCTCCAGTGCATCTACTTACGGAAACGGTGAGTACGGATTCAAAGACAATCATGACGGTATAGATCGACTCAGACCCCTGAACATGTATGGTTATTCCAAGCAGCTGTTCGATATATGGGCCAAGGATTCAGGTATTCTCGATCAGATTGTTAGCCTGAAATTCTTCAATGTGTTCGGCCCCAATGAATACCACAAGGATGACATGAAGTCCGTCATCTGCAAGGCGCATAAACAGATCCTTGAAACTGGGCAGCTCAAATTGTTCAAATCTTACCGGGATGAATATCCTCATGGTGGTCAAAAACGCGACTTTGTCTATATCAAGGACTGCGTGGATATCATGGCCTGGTTCCTGGAGAACAGGGACACTGGCGGTATCTTCAATATAGGTACGGGAACTGCAAGAACCTGGAATGATCTGGCCAACGCGGTTTTTGCTGCACTGAATACAGAGCCTAATATTGAATACATCCCCATGCCGGAATCTATTCGCGATAAATATCAGTATTTTACTCAGGCCGACATGGGCAAGCTCTCGGCTGCCGGTTGTGACGTGAAAATGACGAGTCTTGAAGATGGGGCAAAGGATTACGTGCAGAATTATTTGAACCAGGACAACCCGTACCTGACTTCCAGGTAG
- a CDS encoding ATP-binding protein, giving the protein MRLGSFQMRILLWTWALLLLVLGVIFFYSTSIVGDELVTDTEVRSHSEIESIKWLISDHVTFASQKDFAEWVDAFGFKLGSRITYIVDGKVIADSDVLYSELNTLDDHSTRPEVVAALKGGWGSNVRHSDTLRKDMLYVASKMSAASGVPAGVLRLAVSFSKVSERLNVLRTNFIWFFLITLVCAVLISLLMSHNMSRDIRTFSELARSIGEGNYSKRLRVLPGGEFKPLAESVNAMAHSIERSMQIVHDQKGQLQAVFQGMREGVMTLDSSGRIESYNTALEDMFNLAETSVGRTAIEVFRRVEIQDLVDDMLGESQCGERAIQIDLMDSRTVEVSAEPFTDQKGVRKLILVFYDITAMKQSEKGLKDFVANASHQLRTPLTSIKGYTETLLHMPPANPEDGRGFLETVLKNADHMDQVISSMLALAKSEQMGGKLELVPVSANEFMHRAINDVAPWAEERSIAIERRTPEGDMMVMGEADGLLHVFHNLLNNAVKYSPSGGKITVSAEDDGESIVFSVEDQGPGISREHSTKVFERFYRIDENTIDGSGSAGLGLAICRRIVKNFGGEIWHDGYGEGTRGARFCFRLNKSS; this is encoded by the coding sequence ATGAGGCTTGGTTCCTTTCAAATGCGTATCCTGTTATGGACCTGGGCTCTTTTGCTCCTGGTTCTTGGCGTGATATTCTTCTACTCCACATCCATTGTGGGGGACGAGCTTGTCACGGATACAGAGGTACGGTCCCACAGTGAGATCGAGTCTATCAAGTGGTTGATCAGCGACCATGTAACCTTTGCCTCGCAAAAAGATTTCGCCGAATGGGTGGACGCCTTCGGTTTCAAACTCGGTTCACGTATTACATATATAGTAGACGGCAAGGTCATCGCCGATTCCGATGTCCTCTATTCCGAACTGAATACGTTGGACGATCACAGCACTCGGCCCGAGGTTGTGGCTGCACTCAAGGGCGGCTGGGGGTCTAATGTCCGCCATTCCGATACATTGCGCAAAGATATGCTCTATGTGGCCTCAAAAATGAGTGCCGCCTCCGGAGTTCCCGCCGGCGTTCTGCGGCTTGCTGTATCATTTTCCAAAGTGAGCGAACGGTTGAACGTTCTGCGCACCAATTTTATCTGGTTTTTCCTCATCACCCTCGTCTGTGCCGTACTCATCAGTCTGCTCATGTCCCACAACATGAGCCGCGACATCAGAACATTTTCCGAGCTGGCCCGCTCCATTGGCGAGGGCAACTACTCCAAACGGCTTCGGGTTCTTCCGGGCGGCGAGTTCAAGCCCCTGGCTGAATCGGTTAATGCCATGGCCCACTCCATCGAACGAAGCATGCAGATTGTGCACGATCAGAAAGGGCAGCTTCAAGCAGTCTTTCAGGGCATGCGGGAAGGTGTCATGACCTTGGATTCCAGCGGTCGTATCGAATCCTACAACACGGCCCTTGAAGACATGTTCAACCTCGCTGAGACCTCGGTTGGAAGAACGGCCATCGAAGTGTTCCGCCGTGTCGAGATTCAGGATCTGGTGGATGACATGCTGGGTGAATCCCAATGCGGCGAGAGAGCCATTCAGATAGACCTGATGGATTCTCGCACGGTGGAAGTCAGTGCCGAACCGTTTACGGATCAGAAAGGCGTACGGAAGCTCATTCTGGTTTTTTATGATATCACGGCGATGAAACAGAGCGAGAAGGGACTCAAGGATTTCGTGGCCAATGCTTCGCATCAACTGCGGACTCCATTGACCTCCATCAAGGGATACACTGAAACCCTGCTGCATATGCCTCCGGCCAACCCGGAGGACGGGCGGGGCTTTTTGGAAACCGTGCTCAAAAATGCGGACCATATGGATCAGGTGATCTCTTCCATGCTTGCTTTGGCCAAATCTGAGCAGATGGGCGGGAAGCTTGAGCTGGTTCCGGTGTCTGCCAACGAATTCATGCATAGAGCCATTAATGACGTTGCTCCGTGGGCCGAAGAACGGTCAATTGCCATTGAACGGAGAACGCCGGAAGGCGATATGATGGTCATGGGCGAGGCCGACGGACTCCTGCATGTTTTCCATAATCTGTTGAACAACGCCGTGAAATACAGCCCCTCAGGGGGTAAAATTACGGTCAGTGCCGAGGACGATGGCGAATCCATCGTTTTTTCGGTCGAGGATCAGGGACCGGGTATTTCCCGGGAACATTCCACCAAGGTCTTTGAAAGGTTCTACCGTATCGATGAGAATACCATCGACGGGTCCGGCAGCGCAGGACTGGGTCTTGCCATTTGCCGTCGTATAGTGAAAAATTTTGGCGGAGAAATCTGGCACGACGGCTATGGCGAAGGAACTCGCGGAGCGCGGTTCTGTTTTCGTCTGAATAAATCGTCGTAA
- a CDS encoding inorganic phosphate transporter, translating into MDIYDLFLYLSLGAGFLMAFNLGANDVANSMASAVGARAITVKQAVLIAGSLNFVGAVFLGSHVTATISKGIINPEVITDPKIMMIGMFAALLAAGIWVLVATLTSLPVSSTHSIVGAITGFGLVAGGPDVVNWLKMGGIVLSWIISPFLAAGIAYFIFSHIRKYILFKRQFIEQAKYWAPIWIAITLSMISLSFLYKTPAGKSLNLHWALSLAIAAGLSFIAWFLGKMLVSRIVIDEEEGAEGVERIFRKMQVGTSCYVALSQGANDVANAIGPVAAIYLIAKEHVLLSKAEVPWPMLVLGGFGIAFGIAVLGHKVMATVGSKITTLTNTRGFAVDVGAASTVLVASNLGLPVSTTHAAVGGVVGVGLARGFHAVDFRVLFRIVAYWVATVPIAALTSIVIFVLLKWLCYS; encoded by the coding sequence ATGGATATTTACGATCTGTTTTTGTACTTGTCTCTGGGCGCAGGCTTCCTCATGGCCTTCAACCTCGGGGCAAACGATGTGGCGAATTCCATGGCTTCGGCTGTTGGGGCACGGGCCATCACCGTGAAACAGGCCGTTCTCATCGCCGGAAGTCTCAATTTCGTCGGTGCGGTTTTTCTCGGTTCTCATGTTACGGCGACTATCAGTAAAGGGATCATCAACCCGGAAGTCATCACGGATCCTAAGATCATGATGATAGGCATGTTCGCGGCACTGCTTGCTGCCGGCATATGGGTTCTTGTAGCCACTCTGACGTCACTTCCTGTGTCATCGACCCACTCCATTGTGGGAGCCATAACCGGATTCGGCCTCGTGGCCGGAGGGCCGGACGTGGTCAACTGGCTCAAGATGGGCGGCATAGTTTTGTCCTGGATTATTTCGCCGTTTCTTGCTGCAGGCATCGCCTACTTCATTTTTTCGCATATCAGGAAATATATCCTGTTCAAACGACAATTTATCGAGCAGGCCAAATACTGGGCACCAATCTGGATTGCCATCACTCTGTCCATGATTTCCTTGTCCTTCCTGTATAAGACTCCTGCGGGCAAATCCCTGAATCTGCACTGGGCGCTTTCTTTGGCCATTGCCGCAGGCTTGTCGTTTATCGCCTGGTTTTTGGGAAAGATGCTCGTCAGTCGGATTGTTATTGACGAGGAGGAGGGCGCAGAGGGTGTTGAGCGGATTTTTCGCAAGATGCAGGTGGGAACATCCTGTTATGTCGCCCTGTCCCAGGGCGCGAACGATGTAGCCAACGCTATCGGTCCTGTGGCCGCCATTTACCTGATTGCCAAGGAGCATGTGCTGCTTTCCAAGGCGGAAGTGCCCTGGCCCATGCTTGTTCTTGGGGGATTCGGCATTGCTTTTGGTATCGCTGTGCTTGGCCATAAAGTCATGGCTACAGTGGGAAGTAAAATCACAACACTGACCAATACCCGTGGATTTGCAGTGGATGTTGGCGCGGCTTCCACCGTGCTGGTTGCATCCAACCTTGGGCTGCCTGTCTCGACCACTCACGCTGCTGTCGGCGGCGTGGTCGGCGTCGGTCTGGCCCGTGGCTTTCACGCAGTTGATTTCCGTGTTTTATTCAGAATCGTGGCCTATTGGGTTGCCACCGTACCTATCGCGGCTCTGACCAGCATTGTTATCTTTGTGCTGTTGAAATGGTTGTGTTACAGCTAG